A single region of the Streptomyces sp. ITFR-16 genome encodes:
- a CDS encoding polysaccharide deacetylase family protein: MKNDQRLPLRRTLLRLAAGLGAATAVRLVVADPVGTPLRPAQPSGGAQGAQAAAVVRDRPLSYRLRPMTADAPPRYRPAAPPVRTRPFEELPGLGRAMVLTFDDGPDPQYTPHILDTLREHDVRAMFFLCGEMAHDNQDLVRRISDEGHTVGNHSWTHPLVTKLPRAGVTDELGRTSEVIEKITGAAPLWYRAPYGAWNRNSFEVGAALGMEPMAWTVDTLDWTVPGTDTIVRRVREGAAPGVVVLSHDAGGNRAQSVAALGRYLPELLEDGYRLTVPQRR, translated from the coding sequence ATGAAAAACGATCAGAGGCTGCCCCTGCGCAGAACGCTGCTGCGGCTGGCCGCCGGGCTGGGCGCCGCCACCGCAGTGCGGCTCGTCGTCGCCGACCCCGTCGGCACCCCCCTGCGCCCCGCACAGCCGTCCGGCGGCGCCCAGGGTGCGCAGGCCGCCGCCGTGGTGCGCGACCGGCCGCTGTCCTACCGGCTGCGGCCGATGACGGCGGACGCCCCGCCCCGCTACCGTCCGGCGGCGCCACCGGTGCGCACCCGGCCGTTCGAGGAGCTGCCCGGCCTCGGGCGGGCGATGGTGCTGACCTTCGACGACGGCCCCGATCCGCAGTACACCCCGCACATCCTGGACACGCTGCGCGAGCACGACGTACGCGCGATGTTCTTCCTCTGCGGGGAGATGGCCCACGACAACCAGGACCTGGTCCGCCGGATCTCCGACGAAGGCCACACCGTGGGCAACCACTCCTGGACGCACCCGCTGGTCACCAAGCTCCCCCGGGCGGGCGTCACCGACGAACTGGGCCGTACCAGCGAGGTGATCGAGAAGATCACCGGCGCCGCGCCGCTCTGGTACCGGGCGCCTTACGGGGCCTGGAACCGTAACTCGTTCGAGGTCGGCGCCGCGCTGGGCATGGAGCCGATGGCCTGGACCGTGGACACCCTGGACTGGACCGTGCCCGGCACGGACACCATCGTCCGCCGGGTCAGGGAGGGCGCGGCCCCCGGGGTCGTGGTGCTCTCGCACGACGCGGGCGGCAACCG
- a CDS encoding universal stress protein — protein MTDQQPHQFERGTDGPKVIVAGLDGSDSSMRAAAYAAGLARRQRAMLALVYVQPVLPAGAALGAPVGDTTGEVAEGLVEEIRQSAERMKDIWDVRWEFHTFRGDPYNGLVTAADELKADAVVVGASESAGHRFIGSVAVRLVKAGRWPVTVVP, from the coding sequence GTGACAGATCAGCAGCCCCATCAGTTCGAACGTGGCACGGACGGCCCGAAAGTGATCGTGGCGGGCCTCGACGGTTCCGATTCGTCGATGCGCGCCGCGGCCTATGCCGCCGGTCTCGCCCGTCGCCAGCGGGCCATGCTCGCGCTCGTCTACGTCCAGCCCGTGCTGCCGGCGGGGGCCGCGCTCGGAGCGCCGGTCGGCGACACGACCGGTGAGGTCGCCGAGGGGCTCGTGGAGGAGATCCGGCAGTCCGCTGAGCGGATGAAGGACATATGGGATGTGCGCTGGGAGTTCCACACCTTCCGCGGGGACCCCTACAACGGCCTGGTGACGGCGGCGGACGAGCTCAAGGCGGACGCCGTCGTGGTGGGCGCGTCGGAGTCGGCGGGACACCGTTTCATCGGCTCGGTGGCCGTACGCCTGGTGAAGGCGGGACGCTGGCCGGTCACCGTGGTCCCGTAA
- a CDS encoding sigma-70 family RNA polymerase sigma factor, which produces MTTTTTDERALAELQREHGPALFHFLLGLTFGDRQRAEDLLQETLVRAWQHPEAFDGPYESMRPWLFTVGRRLAIDARRSRLARPAEVGDAVLETTPAGEDTTASAVAALDVRDAVRTLSPEHRAVLVQIYFRGLSVGETAEVLGIPAGTVKSRSYYALRLLSRSLPGYSSRSSSRSSASRSAASATAA; this is translated from the coding sequence ATGACCACGACGACGACCGACGAGCGGGCCCTCGCGGAGCTGCAGCGTGAGCACGGACCCGCCCTGTTCCACTTTCTGCTCGGTCTGACCTTCGGCGACCGGCAGCGGGCCGAGGACCTGCTCCAGGAGACGCTGGTGCGCGCCTGGCAGCACCCGGAGGCCTTCGACGGGCCGTACGAGTCGATGCGCCCCTGGCTGTTCACCGTCGGCCGCCGGCTGGCGATCGACGCCCGCAGGTCACGGCTGGCCCGGCCCGCCGAGGTCGGCGACGCCGTGCTGGAGACCACCCCGGCCGGGGAGGACACCACCGCCTCCGCGGTCGCCGCGCTCGATGTGCGGGACGCGGTGCGCACCCTGAGCCCCGAGCACCGGGCGGTGCTCGTACAGATTTACTTCCGCGGGCTGAGCGTGGGCGAGACCGCCGAGGTGCTCGGGATACCGGCGGGCACGGTCAAGTCCCGCTCCTACTACGCGCTGCGGCTGCTCTCGCGCAGTCTGCCCGGCTACTCCAGCAGGTCCTCCTCCCGGAGCAGCGCCAGCAGGTCGGCCGCCTCCGCGACCGCCGCGTAG
- a CDS encoding zf-HC2 domain-containing protein, which translates to MTADPGEGPHMRQLLGAYILDALPAEEARAVARHLRGCDRCAADYAAVAEAADLLALLREEDLLE; encoded by the coding sequence ATGACCGCCGACCCCGGGGAGGGACCGCACATGCGGCAGTTGCTCGGTGCCTACATCCTGGACGCGCTGCCCGCCGAGGAGGCGCGGGCGGTCGCCCGCCATCTGCGGGGCTGCGACCGGTGCGCCGCCGACTACGCGGCGGTCGCGGAGGCGGCCGACCTGCTGGCGCTGCTCCGGGAGGAGGACCTGCTGGAGTAG
- a CDS encoding histidine kinase, with protein MTGPGYAVVVLIGLLLFGGGLLAGRRTARPVRPSDVGTPVEHATFETLHTASLAAPPLRAGLTEDSARRSARRLRSLLGTDALCLTDRDRVLVWDGEGAHHGRHVMEQVESVLATGRDTAFRSDCDDLDCPLKWAVAVPLTVDHRVLGTLVAYASRESAVLARAAGEVARWVCVQLELAELDRSRTQLIEAEIRALRAQISPHFIFNSLAAIASFVRTDPEQARELLLEFADFTRYSFRSHGDFTTLADELHSIDQYLALVRARFGERLSVTLQVAPEVLPVALPFLCLQPLVENAVKHGLEGAVTSSRITISALDAGSEAEVVIEDDGTGMDPERLRHILRGEGGKSTGIGLLNVDERLRQVYGDEYGLVIETGIGAGMRITVRLPKYRAGVHGS; from the coding sequence GTGACCGGGCCCGGCTACGCCGTCGTCGTGCTCATCGGCTTGCTGCTGTTCGGCGGCGGGCTGCTGGCCGGACGCCGCACCGCCCGCCCCGTCCGCCCCAGCGACGTCGGCACGCCCGTGGAGCACGCCACCTTCGAGACGCTGCACACCGCCTCGCTGGCCGCGCCCCCGCTGCGCGCCGGCCTCACCGAGGACAGCGCCCGCAGGTCCGCCCGCCGGCTGCGCTCACTGCTGGGCACCGACGCCCTGTGCCTGACCGACCGCGACCGCGTCCTGGTCTGGGACGGCGAGGGCGCCCACCACGGCCGGCACGTCATGGAACAGGTGGAGAGCGTCCTCGCCACCGGCCGCGACACCGCCTTCCGCAGCGACTGCGACGATCTGGACTGCCCGCTGAAATGGGCCGTGGCCGTGCCGCTCACCGTCGACCACCGGGTCCTCGGCACCCTCGTCGCCTACGCCTCGCGCGAGTCGGCGGTCCTGGCGCGGGCGGCGGGCGAGGTCGCCCGCTGGGTCTGCGTCCAGCTGGAACTGGCCGAACTCGACCGCTCACGCACCCAGCTCATCGAGGCCGAGATCAGGGCCCTGCGCGCCCAGATCTCCCCGCACTTCATCTTCAACTCGCTGGCCGCCATCGCCTCGTTCGTCCGCACCGACCCCGAGCAGGCCCGTGAACTCCTGCTGGAATTCGCGGACTTCACCCGCTACTCGTTCCGCAGCCACGGCGACTTCACCACCCTGGCCGACGAACTCCACTCCATCGACCAGTACCTCGCCCTGGTCCGCGCCCGGTTCGGCGAGCGGCTCTCCGTCACCCTCCAGGTCGCCCCCGAGGTGCTGCCCGTCGCCCTGCCCTTCCTCTGCCTCCAGCCGCTGGTGGAGAACGCCGTCAAACACGGCCTCGAGGGAGCTGTCACCTCCAGCCGCATCACCATCAGCGCCCTGGACGCAGGCTCCGAGGCCGAGGTCGTCATCGAGGACGACGGCACGGGCATGGACCCGGAGCGCCTGCGCCACATCCTGCGCGGTGAGGGCGGCAAGTCCACCGGCATCGGCCTGCTCAACGTCGACGAACGGCTGCGCCAGGTGTACGGGGACGAGTACGGCCTCGTCATCGAGACCGGCATCGGCGCCGGGATGCGGATCACCGTACGGCTGCCGAAGTACCGCGCCGGGGTGCACGGCTCCTGA
- a CDS encoding cation acetate symporter, which produces MSRTYAVAAVAAVVLTTVLVGGFGLRISRTTSDFYVASRTVRPRLNAAAISGEYLSAASFLGIAGLVLVHGPDMLWYPVGYTAGYLVLLVFVAAPLRRSGAYTLPDFAEGRLESRQVRRLVSVLVVGAGWLYLVPQLQGAGLTLKILTGAPGWLGDVLVASVVVLAVAAGGMRSITFVQVFQYWLKLTALLVPAIFLVLAWQGDGRPRITFDEQLSVFRADHPLYATYGLIVATFLGTMGLPHVVVRFYTSPNGRDARRTTVAVLALIGVFYLLPPVYGALGRLYAPELIHGGDADAAVLLLPGRVIGGLGGDLLGALVAGGAFAAFLSTASGLTMAVAGVITQDVLPSRGVRHFRLATVLAISVPLAGSLMVSRVPVADSVGMAFAVSASSFCPLLVLGIWWRRLTPPGAVAGLLLGGGSALLSVAITVSGAVRPPGWPHALLAWPAVWSVPVGFLAMILVSLATPGRIPAGTNAAMTRFHLPEALTSGRHR; this is translated from the coding sequence GTGAGCCGCACGTACGCGGTGGCGGCCGTCGCCGCCGTCGTCCTCACCACCGTCCTCGTCGGCGGCTTCGGACTGCGCATCTCCCGCACCACCTCCGATTTCTACGTGGCGTCGCGCACCGTGCGCCCCCGCCTCAACGCGGCCGCGATCAGCGGCGAATACCTCTCCGCCGCCTCCTTCCTCGGAATCGCCGGCCTGGTGCTCGTCCACGGCCCCGACATGCTCTGGTACCCGGTCGGCTACACCGCCGGCTACCTCGTGCTGCTCGTCTTCGTCGCGGCCCCGCTGCGCCGCTCGGGGGCGTACACCCTGCCCGACTTCGCCGAGGGCCGCCTCGAGTCCCGGCAGGTGCGCCGGCTCGTCAGCGTCCTCGTCGTCGGCGCCGGCTGGCTCTACCTGGTGCCCCAGCTCCAGGGCGCCGGGCTCACCCTGAAGATCCTCACCGGGGCGCCCGGCTGGCTCGGTGACGTCCTCGTCGCGTCCGTGGTCGTCCTCGCCGTCGCCGCCGGCGGGATGCGCTCCATCACCTTCGTCCAGGTCTTCCAGTACTGGCTGAAGCTGACCGCGCTCCTGGTCCCCGCGATCTTCCTGGTGCTGGCCTGGCAGGGCGACGGCCGCCCCCGCATCACCTTCGACGAGCAGCTCTCCGTCTTCCGCGCCGACCATCCGCTGTACGCGACCTACGGCCTCATCGTCGCCACCTTCCTCGGCACCATGGGCCTGCCGCACGTCGTCGTCCGCTTCTACACCAGCCCCAACGGCCGCGACGCCCGCCGCACCACCGTCGCCGTCCTCGCCCTCATCGGCGTGTTCTACCTGCTGCCGCCGGTCTACGGCGCCCTCGGCCGGCTGTACGCCCCCGAACTGATCCACGGCGGCGACGCGGACGCCGCCGTGCTGCTGCTGCCCGGCCGGGTCATCGGCGGCCTCGGCGGGGACCTGCTCGGCGCGCTCGTCGCCGGGGGCGCCTTCGCCGCGTTCCTGTCCACCGCCTCCGGACTGACCATGGCCGTCGCCGGGGTCATCACCCAGGACGTGCTGCCCTCGCGCGGGGTACGGCACTTCCGGCTGGCCACTGTCCTCGCCATCTCCGTCCCGCTGGCCGGCTCGCTGATGGTCAGCCGGGTCCCGGTCGCCGACTCGGTCGGGATGGCGTTCGCGGTGTCGGCGTCCTCCTTCTGCCCGCTGCTGGTCCTCGGGATCTGGTGGCGCCGGCTGACCCCGCCCGGCGCGGTGGCCGGCCTCCTGCTCGGTGGCGGCTCCGCCCTGCTCTCCGTCGCGATCACCGTCAGCGGTGCGGTCCGCCCGCCGGGCTGGCCGCACGCCCTGCTCGCCTGGCCCGCCGTCTGGTCCGTGCCCGTCGGCTTCCTCGCCATGATCCTGGTCTCGCTCGCCACCCCGGGCCGGATACCCGCCGGCACGAACGCCGCCATGACCCGCTTCCACCTGCCCGAAGCACTCACTTCCGGGAGGCACCGGTGA
- a CDS encoding LytTR family DNA-binding domain-containing protein produces the protein MLRVLAVDDEEPALEELLYLLRADPRIRSAEGATGATEALRRIGGAVDAGPDDPSAIDVVFLDIHMAGLTGLDVAQLLAGFAAPPLIVFVTAHEGFAVHAFDLKAVDYVLKPVRRERLAEAVRRVAEQVGDRTAPVHDTAQDQIAVELGGVIRFVPVDDIAYAEAQGDYARLHTATGSHLVRVPLTTLEERWRTRGFVRIHRRHLVALGRIDELRLDAGTMSVRIGTAELAVSRRHTRALRDLLMRQTGR, from the coding sequence ATGCTCCGCGTACTCGCCGTCGACGACGAAGAACCCGCCCTGGAGGAACTGCTCTACCTCCTGCGCGCCGATCCCCGGATCCGCAGCGCCGAGGGAGCGACCGGGGCCACCGAGGCGCTGCGCCGCATCGGCGGTGCCGTGGACGCGGGGCCCGACGACCCCTCGGCCATCGACGTCGTCTTCCTCGACATCCACATGGCCGGTCTCACCGGACTCGACGTCGCCCAGCTGCTCGCCGGGTTCGCCGCACCGCCGCTCATCGTCTTCGTCACCGCCCACGAGGGCTTCGCCGTGCACGCCTTCGACCTCAAGGCCGTCGACTACGTCCTCAAGCCCGTGCGGCGCGAACGGCTCGCCGAAGCGGTACGCCGCGTCGCCGAGCAGGTCGGGGACCGTACCGCGCCCGTCCACGACACCGCGCAGGACCAGATCGCGGTCGAACTCGGCGGCGTCATCCGCTTCGTCCCGGTCGACGACATCGCCTACGCCGAGGCCCAGGGCGACTACGCCCGGCTGCACACCGCCACCGGCAGCCACCTCGTCCGCGTCCCCCTCACTACCCTGGAGGAGCGCTGGCGCACCCGGGGCTTCGTCCGCATCCACCGCCGCCATCTCGTGGCCCTCGGCCGGATCGACGAACTGCGCCTGGACGCGGGCACCATGAGCGTGCGCATCGGCACCGCCGAGCTGGCCGTCAGCCGCCGCCACACCCGCGCCCTGCGCGATCTGCTGATGCGGCAGACCGGCCGCTGA
- a CDS encoding zf-HC2 domain-containing protein: MCTPPPHRDVGAYALGVLGAADAFRFEEHLDGCPGCRARAAEFGGVSAVLGQYARLTPPGVHPVVRAGPGLARRAAEAVAAGRRRTRRRRLALVAAAAVLAAGAPFAVPFAVPFAAPGGERATTRWTAGDWGSGMTAMVTADAREWGADVGLVVSGAPDAGVCALVAVGRDGGEETVATWSAGPGPQPLRVSGGAALRPAAIARFEVRTATGRRLLRLTR; this comes from the coding sequence ATGTGCACCCCGCCACCCCACCGCGATGTCGGCGCCTATGCCCTGGGCGTGCTCGGCGCCGCCGACGCCTTCCGGTTCGAGGAGCATCTCGACGGCTGTCCGGGGTGCCGGGCCCGGGCGGCGGAGTTCGGCGGGGTGAGCGCCGTGCTGGGGCAGTACGCGCGGCTGACGCCGCCGGGCGTCCACCCGGTGGTGCGGGCCGGTCCGGGGCTGGCCCGGCGGGCGGCGGAGGCGGTGGCGGCCGGGCGGCGCAGGACCCGCCGGCGGCGCCTGGCGCTGGTGGCGGCGGCCGCGGTGCTCGCGGCCGGGGCGCCGTTCGCCGTGCCGTTCGCGGTGCCGTTCGCCGCGCCGGGCGGGGAGCGGGCGACGACGCGGTGGACGGCCGGGGACTGGGGTTCCGGGATGACGGCGATGGTGACGGCGGACGCGCGGGAGTGGGGCGCCGATGTCGGCCTGGTGGTCTCGGGGGCCCCGGACGCGGGGGTGTGCGCGCTGGTCGCGGTGGGGCGGGACGGCGGCGAGGAGACCGTCGCCACCTGGTCGGCGGGGCCCGGGCCGCAGCCGCTGCGGGTGAGCGGGGGCGCGGCCCTGCGGCCCGCCGCCATCGCCCGGTTCGAGGTGCGCACGGCGACCGGCCGGCGGCTGCTGCGGCTCACCCGCTGA
- a CDS encoding DNA-formamidopyrimidine glycosylase family protein — MPELPEVEALRVFLDDHLVGKEIDRVLPLAISVLKTYDPPLTALHGGTVTGVRRHGKFLDIEVGPLHLVTHLARAGWLRWKDSFPDAPPRPGKGPLALRTVLTGGDGFDLTEAGTTKRLAVHLVHDPAEVPGVARLGPDPLDPSFDRDAFAALLDGERRQIKGALRDQSLIAGIGNAYSDEILHVAKMSPFKLTAHLTDEEITRLHTALRTTLNDAVARSSGLEAGRLKAEKKSAMRVHGRTGEACPVCGDTIREVSFSDSSLQYCPTCQTGGKPLADRRLSKLLK, encoded by the coding sequence ATGCCCGAACTGCCGGAAGTCGAAGCCCTGCGGGTCTTCCTCGACGACCACCTGGTCGGCAAGGAGATCGACCGCGTCCTGCCGCTCGCCATCAGCGTCCTGAAGACGTACGACCCGCCGCTGACCGCCCTGCACGGCGGGACGGTCACCGGCGTGCGGCGGCACGGCAAGTTCCTGGACATCGAGGTGGGCCCCCTGCACCTGGTCACCCATCTCGCCCGGGCCGGCTGGCTGCGCTGGAAGGACAGCTTCCCCGACGCCCCGCCCCGGCCCGGCAAGGGGCCCCTCGCGCTGCGTACCGTCCTCACCGGCGGCGACGGCTTCGACCTGACCGAGGCGGGCACCACCAAACGGCTGGCCGTCCATCTGGTGCACGACCCCGCCGAGGTCCCCGGAGTGGCGCGGCTCGGGCCCGACCCGCTCGACCCCTCCTTCGACCGGGACGCGTTCGCTGCGCTGCTCGACGGGGAGCGGCGCCAGATCAAGGGCGCCCTGCGCGACCAGTCGCTGATCGCCGGCATCGGCAACGCCTACAGCGACGAGATCCTGCACGTGGCGAAGATGTCGCCGTTCAAGCTCACCGCGCACCTCACCGACGAGGAGATCACCCGGCTCCACACGGCCCTGCGCACCACGCTGAACGACGCCGTCGCCCGCTCCAGCGGACTGGAGGCCGGCCGGCTGAAGGCCGAGAAGAAGAGCGCGATGCGGGTCCACGGCCGCACCGGCGAGGCCTGTCCCGTCTGCGGGGACACCATCCGCGAGGTGTCCTTCAGCGACTCCTCGCTCCAGTACTGCCCGACCTGCCAGACGGGCGGCAAGCCGCTGGCCGACCGCAGGCTCTCCAAGCTGCTCAAGTAG
- a CDS encoding amidohydrolase family protein: MTARPRLVDAHHHVWDLSVRDQDWINGEELAPLRRDFTLADLAPEARANGVSATVLVQTVTVPEETPEFLALADGSELVAGVVGWSDLTAPDIADTLAGLRELPGGQRLVGLRHQVQGEPDPEWLLRPDVLRGLAAVAEAGLVYDLLVQPHQLPAAVGAAARLPGLTFVLDHAGKPPVAGGELSPWAADLRALAALPNTVCKLSGLVTEADPHNWTVADLRPCADTVLDAFGPARLMFGSDWPVCRLAATYTEVVEASLALTESLAADERDAVLATTAERVYGLR, translated from the coding sequence ATGACCGCCCGCCCCCGCCTCGTGGACGCCCACCACCATGTGTGGGACCTATCCGTACGCGACCAGGACTGGATCAACGGCGAGGAACTGGCGCCCCTGCGCCGCGACTTCACCCTCGCCGACCTGGCGCCGGAGGCCCGCGCCAACGGCGTGTCCGCGACCGTGCTCGTCCAGACCGTGACCGTCCCCGAGGAGACCCCCGAGTTCCTCGCGCTCGCCGACGGCAGCGAGCTGGTCGCCGGTGTCGTGGGCTGGAGCGACCTCACCGCCCCGGACATCGCCGACACCCTGGCCGGCCTGCGCGAACTCCCCGGTGGCCAACGGCTCGTCGGGCTGCGCCACCAGGTCCAGGGCGAGCCCGATCCCGAGTGGCTGCTGCGCCCCGACGTCCTGCGCGGACTCGCCGCCGTGGCCGAGGCGGGGCTCGTCTACGACTTGCTGGTCCAGCCGCACCAGCTGCCCGCGGCCGTCGGAGCCGCCGCACGGCTGCCCGGACTCACCTTCGTACTCGACCACGCCGGGAAGCCGCCCGTCGCCGGCGGGGAGCTGAGCCCCTGGGCCGCGGACCTGCGGGCGCTCGCCGCCCTTCCCAACACCGTGTGCAAACTCTCCGGCCTGGTCACCGAGGCGGACCCGCACAACTGGACCGTCGCCGATCTGCGCCCCTGCGCCGACACCGTCCTCGACGCCTTCGGGCCCGCCCGGCTGATGTTCGGCTCGGACTGGCCGGTGTGCCGGCTCGCCGCCACGTACACCGAGGTCGTCGAGGCCTCCCTCGCGCTGACCGAGTCGCTGGCAGCCGACGAGCGGGACGCCGTCCTCGCCACCACCGCCGAGCGGGTGTACGGCCTCCGGTAG
- a CDS encoding L-rhamnose mutarotase produces the protein MRIALHTKVRADRIAEYEAAHREVPPELTRAIRAAGAASWTIWRSGTDLFHLIDCEDYARLLAELEQLPVNVAWQARMAELLDVAHDYSTDGAGAGLPVAWEL, from the coding sequence ATGCGTATCGCCCTGCACACCAAGGTCCGCGCGGACCGGATCGCGGAGTACGAGGCCGCGCACCGCGAGGTCCCGCCGGAGCTGACCCGCGCCATCCGGGCGGCGGGGGCCGCCTCCTGGACGATCTGGCGCAGCGGCACCGATCTGTTCCACCTCATCGACTGCGAGGACTACGCCCGGCTCCTCGCCGAGCTGGAGCAGCTCCCCGTCAACGTCGCCTGGCAGGCCCGGATGGCCGAACTCCTCGACGTCGCGCACGACTACTCGACCGACGGAGCCGGAGCCGGGCTCCCCGTCGCCTGGGAGCTGTGA
- a CDS encoding aldo/keto reductase, translating into MRRNRLGNSAVEVTELSFGAAAIGNLFREVDPAEATAAVDAAWDEGVRYFDTAPHYGLGLSERRLGEALRDRPRDSYTLSTKVGRVLDPLPGGGAAASDGLSEGFAVPATHRRRWDFSAAGVRRSIEDSLRRLGLDRVDIAYLHDPDDHGEAAFREAYPELEKLRAEGVVGAIGAGMNQTAMLTRFVVDTDADVVLCAGRHTLLDQSALTDLLPAAAARGRSVVVGGVFNSGLLADPRPGATYDYAAAPLNLLDRALHLKAVTESHGVPLRAAALRYPLTHPAVAGVLVGTRSPDEVRDAAAQLRREIPDALWDDLRDQGLLTENGH; encoded by the coding sequence ATGCGGCGCAACAGGCTGGGAAACAGTGCGGTCGAGGTCACCGAGCTGTCCTTCGGCGCGGCGGCCATCGGCAATCTCTTCCGTGAGGTGGACCCGGCCGAGGCCACCGCCGCCGTCGATGCCGCCTGGGACGAGGGCGTGCGCTACTTCGACACCGCGCCGCACTACGGACTGGGTCTCTCCGAACGCCGCCTCGGCGAGGCCCTGCGCGACCGCCCCCGCGACTCCTACACCCTCTCCACCAAGGTCGGCCGGGTCCTCGACCCGCTGCCCGGCGGCGGGGCCGCCGCCTCCGACGGACTCTCCGAGGGCTTCGCGGTGCCCGCCACCCACCGCAGACGCTGGGACTTCAGCGCCGCCGGGGTCCGCCGCAGCATCGAGGACAGCCTCCGGCGGCTCGGCCTCGACCGCGTCGACATCGCCTATCTCCACGACCCCGACGACCACGGCGAGGCCGCCTTCCGCGAGGCGTACCCCGAACTGGAGAAGCTGCGCGCCGAGGGCGTCGTCGGAGCGATCGGCGCCGGCATGAACCAGACCGCGATGCTCACCCGCTTCGTCGTGGACACCGACGCCGACGTGGTGCTCTGCGCCGGCCGCCACACCCTCCTCGACCAGTCCGCTCTGACCGATCTGCTGCCCGCCGCCGCCGCGCGCGGCCGCAGCGTCGTCGTCGGCGGGGTCTTCAACTCCGGGCTCCTCGCCGACCCGCGCCCCGGCGCCACCTACGACTACGCCGCCGCGCCCCTGAACCTGCTCGACCGCGCCCTGCACCTGAAGGCCGTCACCGAGAGCCACGGCGTGCCGCTGCGCGCCGCCGCCCTGCGCTACCCGCTCACCCACCCCGCCGTCGCCGGAGTGCTCGTCGGCACCCGCTCCCCGGACGAGGTGCGCGACGCCGCCGCGCAGCTGCGCCGGGAGATCCCCGACGCCCTCTGGGACGACCTGCGCGACCAGGGCCTGCTGACCGAGAACGGACACTGA
- a CDS encoding wax ester/triacylglycerol synthase family O-acyltransferase codes for MGTELLAPLDLAFWHLESDAHPMHLGALAVFAPEPGRAPAPDDLLDLLGTRAAAIPRLRMRVRDVLLPVGGAAWSADKDFDVHRHVKRVQLPLDTASAEGDGGFMAAATRLAGELMEQPLRRGLPPWQMYVLTGAPGGPFAVLVKLHHALADGMRAVAIGAGIFDEIASVAGRARSGAVPARPRPVPPRSWMPGPRQVAGLALGRIEDLGRAFGVGASLVRASRIDLRGAPALSASSSGTRRLATADLDAEAVRLIRRAAGGTGNDILLAVVAGALRRWMLERGEPLPGADPRALVPVSRRRPGGAAATGNRLSAYLLGLPVSEEDPWERLKAVRAAMDRNKAAGPLRGAGAVAVLADQLPSLAHRFGAPLAGSAARMLFDVLVTSVPLPRSALSLAGCPLRALYPMAPLARGQSLAVALTTYGSSVQIGLVADGRALPDLERLARCTEEEVAELLTLLPTGVGR; via the coding sequence TTGGGCACTGAGCTACTGGCACCTCTCGATCTGGCCTTCTGGCACCTCGAGTCCGATGCCCACCCGATGCACCTCGGCGCGCTCGCCGTCTTCGCCCCCGAGCCCGGCCGGGCCCCCGCCCCCGACGACCTCCTCGACCTGCTCGGCACCCGGGCCGCCGCCATTCCCCGGCTCCGGATGCGGGTGCGCGACGTGCTGCTGCCCGTCGGCGGCGCCGCCTGGTCGGCCGACAAGGACTTCGACGTCCACCGGCACGTCAAGCGGGTGCAGCTGCCCCTGGACACGGCGTCCGCCGAGGGCGACGGCGGCTTCATGGCGGCGGCCACCCGGCTGGCCGGGGAGCTGATGGAGCAGCCGCTGCGACGCGGTCTTCCCCCCTGGCAGATGTACGTCCTCACCGGCGCTCCCGGCGGCCCCTTCGCCGTGCTGGTCAAGCTCCACCACGCGCTGGCCGACGGGATGCGCGCGGTCGCCATCGGCGCCGGGATCTTCGACGAGATCGCCTCCGTCGCGGGCCGCGCCCGGTCCGGAGCGGTGCCCGCCCGGCCGCGTCCCGTACCGCCCCGCTCCTGGATGCCCGGCCCCCGCCAGGTCGCGGGCCTGGCCCTCGGCCGGATCGAGGACCTCGGCCGGGCCTTCGGCGTCGGCGCCTCGCTGGTACGCGCCAGCCGCATCGACCTGCGCGGCGCCCCGGCGCTCAGCGCCAGCTCCAGCGGGACGCGCCGGCTGGCCACCGCCGATCTCGACGCCGAGGCCGTGCGGCTGATCCGCCGGGCCGCCGGCGGCACCGGCAACGACATCCTGCTCGCCGTCGTCGCGGGCGCGCTGCGCCGCTGGATGCTGGAGCGCGGCGAACCCCTGCCCGGCGCCGATCCGCGCGCCCTGGTGCCGGTCTCCCGGCGCCGCCCCGGCGGTGCGGCCGCCACCGGCAACCGGCTCTCCGCCTATCTGCTCGGCCTGCCCGTCTCCGAGGAGGACCCCTGGGAGCGGCTGAAGGCCGTACGCGCCGCCATGGACCGCAACAAGGCCGCCGGGCCGCTGCGCGGGGCCGGAGCCGTCGCGGTCCTCGCCGACCAACTGCCTTCCCTCGCGCACCGGTTCGGGGCGCCGCTGGCCGGCAGCGCGGCCAGGATGCTCTTCGACGTGCTGGTCACCAGCGTGCCGCTGCCCCGCTCGGCGCTCTCGCTCGCCGGCTGCCCGCTGCGCGCGCTCTACCCGATGGCGCCGCTGGCCCGGGGCCAGTCCCTGGCCGTCGCGCTCACCACGTACGGCTCCAGTGTGCAGATCGGTCTGGTGGCCGACGGCAGGGCGCTGCCCGACCTGGAGCGGCTGGCGCGCTGCACGGAGGAGGAGGTGGCCGAGCTGCTCACGCTGCTGCCGACGGGGGTCGGCCGATAG